One Calditrichota bacterium DNA segment encodes these proteins:
- a CDS encoding PAS domain S-box protein → MDFYHRFVKKTRAVRSFYQDVLQNTPVGILACDRVFRLDSQFRLTFLSNPSFSASAPGKVPIPLKSVVLPEQWDFVHKKLQSVWNGESVVPFKTTLISPSGKRLRVEILLKAITDDKGKTIEIQGSSRTIPGHIKLFEELRDSEARFRIIAENFQSGIAIFKDDSFLYLNPVGAQILEIQQEDAPTLKWKPFIHPDDRQMVVHHLSDIVNGSIGSIRLETRITTQNGKNRWVDFNAKMIDSDGGFVVLTNFIDITDRKKMEIRLRHSEEKYRNLVESEVTGFFVYDGTKFLYFNQYLTQITEYSAHELQKLRVWDLFVHKEEIEKLRQNASMRLKGESPPPLIEFSIRTKSGRIRDILGYVSHVIYESQPAIQGILLDITEKKQLERQLAEQAKIFTAIYNATNNGLSIITPDYRIERANKVAFQLYGSNVEGRHCYEVFQHRDSVCPFCPTKRTFETGESQSEVVPYPDAKHPTGYISLRTYPLKDEEGKITRVIENYQDVTEQKKLEEKLIQAQKMESVGTLAAGIAHDFNNLLGGIIGYTSLIQLEDQLDDSVMELINAIEDTAKRASNLTKQLLGFARKGKYENKPVQLNDILDEVYGIITLRLQKKITIKRHYAKNLKLVMGDPSQFQQVLLNICLNAIDAMPDGGTLTLRSECIENDPSFRKKFPQPTASAYVHIAIRDTGVGMDSDTLSKIFDPFFTTKSPGKGTGLGLSMVYGIIKNHNGFLDVESEIGVGTEFHIYLPAKKTSSYPKKGKLMEKSFQSGKGRILIVDDEDVIRTVLSRMLVRMGFSVSMASDGQEAIQLFRESPENFDLIIIDMLMPVMDGKETFQALKSLDPHVRVLLSTGYTLDESAQSLIDQGVLGYLHKPYNINELSKKLEAILFQKETVQL, encoded by the coding sequence ATGGACTTCTATCATCGTTTTGTAAAAAAAACACGTGCTGTTCGCTCTTTTTACCAGGACGTTCTTCAAAATACGCCCGTTGGCATTCTTGCCTGCGATCGGGTTTTTCGATTGGATTCCCAATTCCGACTAACATTTCTTTCCAATCCGTCGTTTTCAGCGAGCGCTCCCGGTAAAGTGCCAATTCCCCTCAAATCCGTCGTTTTGCCCGAGCAGTGGGATTTCGTTCATAAAAAACTACAGTCTGTCTGGAATGGAGAATCCGTGGTTCCATTCAAAACAACTCTTATTTCTCCCTCCGGAAAGAGGCTGCGTGTTGAAATTCTGCTCAAAGCCATTACAGATGACAAGGGCAAAACGATCGAAATTCAGGGAAGTTCACGCACGATTCCGGGACATATTAAACTCTTTGAGGAACTTCGGGACAGTGAAGCCCGATTTCGAATCATCGCTGAGAATTTTCAATCGGGGATTGCTATTTTTAAAGATGACTCGTTTCTCTACCTGAATCCTGTTGGAGCGCAAATCCTTGAAATCCAACAGGAAGATGCCCCGACGCTGAAATGGAAGCCGTTTATTCATCCGGACGACCGGCAGATGGTGGTCCATCATCTGTCTGATATCGTCAACGGAAGCATTGGCAGCATTCGGCTGGAGACTCGCATTACGACCCAAAACGGTAAAAACCGCTGGGTCGATTTCAATGCCAAAATGATTGATAGCGACGGCGGCTTTGTTGTGTTGACCAATTTTATCGATATAACCGACCGCAAAAAGATGGAGATTCGTCTCCGCCACAGTGAAGAAAAATACCGGAATCTTGTGGAGTCTGAAGTCACCGGATTTTTCGTTTACGATGGAACAAAATTTTTATATTTCAATCAGTACCTTACGCAGATAACGGAATATTCCGCCCATGAGCTGCAAAAATTGCGGGTCTGGGATTTATTTGTTCACAAGGAAGAAATCGAAAAATTGCGGCAAAATGCCAGCATGCGCCTGAAAGGAGAAAGTCCGCCCCCGCTCATCGAATTTTCCATTCGCACCAAGTCCGGGCGGATCCGGGATATATTGGGCTACGTGAGCCATGTGATTTATGAATCGCAGCCGGCCATTCAGGGCATTCTTCTTGACATCACCGAGAAAAAACAGTTGGAGCGTCAGCTCGCTGAACAGGCCAAAATATTTACGGCCATATATAACGCCACAAACAACGGACTTTCCATCATTACGCCCGATTATCGGATTGAGCGCGCCAACAAGGTGGCCTTTCAGCTTTACGGTTCGAATGTGGAGGGTCGGCATTGTTATGAGGTCTTTCAGCATCGGGATTCTGTATGCCCATTTTGTCCCACCAAGCGAACGTTCGAAACAGGAGAATCCCAAAGTGAGGTGGTACCCTATCCGGATGCAAAACACCCCACAGGATATATTTCTCTGCGCACATATCCCCTCAAAGACGAGGAGGGAAAAATAACACGTGTAATCGAGAATTATCAGGATGTGACGGAACAAAAAAAGCTGGAAGAAAAATTAATTCAGGCGCAAAAAATGGAATCCGTTGGAACACTGGCCGCAGGAATCGCCCATGATTTCAACAATCTTCTGGGGGGAATTATCGGATATACCTCGCTGATTCAACTGGAGGATCAGCTCGACGATTCAGTGATGGAACTGATTAATGCTATTGAAGATACGGCTAAGCGAGCATCCAATCTCACCAAACAACTGCTGGGTTTCGCCAGAAAAGGAAAATATGAAAACAAGCCCGTTCAGTTAAACGATATTTTGGATGAAGTGTACGGCATTATCACCCTGAGGCTTCAGAAGAAAATCACCATCAAGCGGCACTACGCAAAAAATCTCAAATTGGTTATGGGTGATCCCTCACAATTTCAGCAGGTGCTTTTGAATATTTGTTTGAATGCCATCGATGCCATGCCGGACGGAGGCACACTCACACTCCGGTCCGAATGCATTGAAAACGATCCCTCATTCAGAAAAAAATTTCCTCAACCCACGGCATCTGCTTATGTTCACATTGCCATTCGGGATACCGGTGTGGGAATGGATTCGGATACGCTGTCCAAGATTTTTGATCCCTTTTTTACCACCAAATCGCCTGGCAAAGGCACGGGTCTGGGACTTTCGATGGTTTATGGAATCATAAAAAATCACAATGGGTTTCTCGACGTGGAAAGCGAAATCGGCGTGGGAACCGAATTTCACATTTACTTGCCGGCGAAAAAAACGTCATCCTACCCAAAAAAAGGAAAACTCATGGAGAAATCATTTCAATCGGGAAAAGGCAGAATTTTAATTGTGGACGATGAAGATGTGATTCGAACGGTTTTATCGCGGATGCTGGTGCGAATGGGATTTTCTGTTTCCATGGCCAGCGACGGCCAGGAAGCCATTCAGCTCTTCAGAGAAAGCCCCGAGAATTTTGATTTAATTATTATCGACATGCTGATGCCGGTAATGGATGGAAAGGAAACCTTTCAGGCGCTAAAATCGCTTGATCCACATGTGCGGGTTCTGCTTTCAACCGGATACACGCTGGATGAATCCGCCCAAAGTTTAATTGACCAGGGTGTACTTGGCTATTTGCATAAACCATATAATATTAATGAATTATCCAAAAAACTGGAAGCTATTCTATTTCAAAAAGAGACGGTTCAATTGTAA
- the cas6 gene encoding CRISPR-associated endoribonuclease Cas6, translating to MRIRIQLMPLSKQVSVPVNYQYPVSAAIYKILNQASPEYTEFLHDKGYAAPSGRLMKLFTFSKLHIPHARFEDGTLSGDSRQPWQLWVGSPMQEDFVENFVLGIFTSSTIEIVGQGTRSRFQVVQVESVQKPEFQEEMRFKCLSPIVISRPEDREHGRMPHYYRPFEEGLNEALRKNLLQKYQIIYDAPPQNESFEFQITEHDKPRSKKITIKEGTPEATELKAFETYFTLRGNPALMEVAWECGLGEHTSQGFGMVDVVGGKRKAKVTFSKKVTFGNRPTNLAREGSK from the coding sequence ATGCGTATCCGAATTCAGTTGATGCCATTGAGTAAACAGGTTTCCGTCCCGGTGAATTACCAGTATCCCGTTTCTGCCGCCATCTACAAAATTCTGAATCAAGCCTCTCCGGAATACACGGAATTCTTACACGACAAGGGCTACGCTGCACCCTCCGGCCGTTTGATGAAATTGTTTACCTTTTCCAAACTCCACATTCCCCACGCCCGATTTGAAGATGGAACACTTTCCGGCGATTCCCGGCAGCCCTGGCAGCTTTGGGTTGGAAGTCCCATGCAGGAGGATTTTGTTGAAAATTTCGTTTTGGGCATTTTCACATCGTCCACTATTGAAATTGTGGGTCAGGGAACAAGGAGCCGGTTTCAGGTGGTGCAGGTGGAGTCCGTTCAAAAACCGGAATTTCAGGAGGAGATGCGGTTTAAATGCCTTTCGCCCATTGTGATTTCCCGCCCGGAGGATCGGGAGCATGGACGGATGCCTCATTATTACCGGCCGTTTGAAGAAGGATTAAATGAAGCGCTGCGGAAGAACCTGCTGCAGAAGTACCAGATTATTTACGATGCGCCTCCCCAAAATGAATCGTTTGAATTTCAGATTACGGAGCACGACAAACCCCGCTCGAAAAAAATCACCATTAAAGAAGGAACCCCTGAGGCAACGGAGTTGAAGGCGTTTGAGACCTACTTCACCCTGCGCGGCAATCCGGCGCTTATGGAAGTGGCCTGGGAATGCGGCCTCGGCGAACACACCAGCCAGGGCTTTGGCATGGTGGATGTGGTGGGAGGCAAAAGGAAAGCAAAGGTAACCTT